The following coding sequences lie in one Cronobacter universalis NCTC 9529 genomic window:
- the opgC gene encoding OpgC domain-containing protein, producing the protein MSDTASVASTRDMPRARVSWRYVAADRRDLRIDLMRGIALVMMVVAHTEVMSIFNILTWERFGLTTGAEGFVILAGFMLGMLNRQRLQKAVLLTVGWTLWRRAWKIYLVNIVIILSVLLLSKIPFINTFEISHFVDRFSGNSWSLFPTTPQIKETWFNIILFLQIGPHQTQILGLYVFLLLMSPFFLALLHYRKTPWLIAGSAMVYGLYQVTPFRLTASEFEFAFPLMAWQFIYVLGMCCGWYKEELLSLARTGPGKVTVAVMVVCALIMMFIAQNHTNPFMPPGLLMHVISPADFNMIYHTWAAKNGLGPLRVLNDFCLMVTVYLLLTWCWTPLYRLTGWFLIPLGQHSLYTFILHVYVVLLVSQVVHFDLWHQAWLMNTLVHGVALGILWLMAKYDVAGRWIPN; encoded by the coding sequence ATGAGCGATACTGCAAGCGTAGCTTCAACTCGCGATATGCCGCGCGCGCGCGTCTCCTGGCGCTATGTGGCGGCCGACCGGCGCGATCTGCGTATCGACCTGATGCGCGGCATTGCGCTGGTCATGATGGTGGTCGCCCACACGGAGGTGATGTCGATATTTAATATATTGACGTGGGAGCGTTTCGGATTAACCACCGGTGCCGAAGGCTTCGTGATCCTGGCCGGGTTTATGCTCGGCATGCTCAATCGCCAGCGTCTGCAAAAGGCCGTGTTACTGACGGTGGGCTGGACGCTGTGGCGGCGCGCGTGGAAGATCTATCTGGTTAATATCGTTATTATCCTGAGCGTACTGCTGCTGTCGAAAATACCTTTTATCAATACGTTTGAAATAAGCCATTTTGTCGACCGTTTCTCTGGAAATAGCTGGTCGCTGTTCCCGACCACGCCGCAAATTAAAGAAACCTGGTTCAACATTATTTTGTTTTTGCAGATTGGCCCGCACCAGACGCAAATCCTGGGGCTCTATGTCTTTTTACTGCTGATGAGCCCGTTCTTTCTGGCGCTGCTGCATTATCGTAAAACCCCGTGGCTGATTGCCGGGTCGGCGATGGTTTACGGGCTTTATCAGGTGACGCCGTTTCGTCTCACCGCCAGCGAATTCGAGTTTGCGTTCCCGCTGATGGCCTGGCAGTTCATCTACGTGCTGGGGATGTGCTGCGGCTGGTACAAAGAAGAACTGCTCTCGCTCGCGCGCACCGGCCCCGGCAAGGTGACGGTCGCGGTCATGGTGGTCTGCGCGCTGATTATGATGTTTATCGCCCAGAATCATACTAACCCCTTTATGCCGCCGGGCCTGCTGATGCATGTCATTTCGCCTGCGGATTTCAACATGATTTACCACACCTGGGCGGCCAAAAACGGACTCGGGCCACTGCGCGTGCTGAACGATTTTTGTCTGATGGTCACGGTCTATCTGCTGCTGACCTGGTGCTGGACGCCGCTCTATCGCCTGACCGGCTGGTTTCTGATCCCGCTCGGCCAGCATTCGCTCTACACCTTTATTTTGCATGTCTATGTGGTGCTGCTGGTCAGTCAGGTGGTGCATTTCGATTTATGGCATCAGGCCTGGCTTATGAACACGCTGGTTCACGGCGTGGCGCTGGGCATTCTCTGGCTGATGGCGAAGTATGACGTCGCCGGACGCTGGATCCCCAATTAA
- a CDS encoding ATP-binding protein yields the protein MSAVLTLPARLDALGPLADALAQFMAPLPVDDGWRFAFDLAVCEAAANVIRHALEETPARHFTVEFHRDDASAWVKLADDGNAIPDDRLDAARDRAQDDDAALMSEGGRGLMLIYACVDEVDYRAGQINSLTLRKRFTGDVVT from the coding sequence ATGAGCGCCGTCCTGACGCTTCCCGCGCGCCTCGATGCGCTCGGCCCGCTCGCCGACGCGCTGGCGCAGTTTATGGCGCCGCTGCCGGTGGATGACGGCTGGCGTTTCGCGTTTGATTTAGCGGTGTGCGAGGCGGCGGCGAACGTTATCCGTCATGCGCTGGAAGAAACGCCGGCACGCCATTTTACCGTTGAGTTTCACCGCGACGACGCCAGCGCATGGGTGAAACTTGCCGATGACGGCAACGCGATCCCTGATGACCGGCTCGACGCCGCTCGCGACCGTGCCCAGGATGACGACGCGGCGCTGATGAGCGAAGGCGGGCGAGGGCTGATGCTGATTTACGCCTGTGTCGATGAAGTGGATTACCGGGCGGGCCAGATCAACTCCCTGACCCTCCGTAAGCGGTTTACAGGTGACGTTGTCACCTAA
- a CDS encoding DUF1493 family protein, whose amino-acid sequence MTNDSLEARVYAHVRKHYGFYLFGRPELTEQTDLDFDLQLDDDEALALMEDFFTTFSVARGNFSITTYYPPDPPLSVLLNPFRKREIPMVPFFTIGMLIESARAGRWLYD is encoded by the coding sequence ATGACAAACGACAGTCTGGAAGCGCGGGTTTACGCGCATGTGCGCAAGCATTACGGCTTTTATCTGTTCGGCAGACCTGAACTGACCGAACAGACGGATCTCGATTTTGACCTGCAACTGGACGATGACGAAGCGCTGGCGCTGATGGAGGATTTCTTTACGACATTTAGCGTGGCGCGCGGCAATTTTTCCATCACCACTTACTATCCGCCCGACCCGCCGCTGAGCGTCCTTCTCAACCCTTTCCGCAAACGCGAAATCCCCATGGTGCCGTTTTTCACGATCGGTATGCTTATTGAATCCGCCCGGGCTGGCCGCTGGCTCTATGACTGA
- a CDS encoding PP2C family protein-serine/threonine phosphatase: MPDRQRVLIVDDSTVYRRLLGSMLGKWGYEVLEAVNGVAALEVLATQRVNMVLSDWEMPVMDGLTLCQEIRARFQEHYIYLILLTARESVDDLALGFQAGADDFLSKPVNQSELRARLHAGERILELEATLAARNARLREALTQIESDLQAAAQLQRSVLPARRMQYDRFFADWLFVPSAYVSGDIFNLFPLDRHLGFYCVDVAGHGVGAAMMSLAVARQFLHGRTVERFLFDGDGVTAPQEVIRILNERFCHDDTDIVSYFTMIYGVIDTETGEGKLCQAGHPTPFITHPDGSITRIGSGGAPVGLLESLSWEDAAFTLRPGDRLCLYSDGITECENPQQEQFGHERLEQWLQRHVSSPLDAIFPALHEKLVDWRARKQGDQVTMADDVSLLIIERSHEGVRDES; the protein is encoded by the coding sequence ATGCCGGACAGACAACGGGTTTTGATTGTTGATGACTCCACCGTGTACCGACGGCTGCTCGGCAGCATGCTGGGAAAATGGGGCTATGAGGTGCTGGAAGCCGTTAACGGCGTTGCGGCGCTGGAGGTGCTGGCGACGCAGCGGGTGAACATGGTGCTGAGCGACTGGGAGATGCCGGTAATGGACGGCCTGACGCTCTGCCAGGAGATCCGCGCGCGTTTTCAGGAGCACTATATCTACCTGATATTGCTCACGGCGCGCGAGAGCGTGGACGATCTGGCGCTCGGCTTCCAGGCGGGCGCGGACGATTTTCTCAGCAAGCCGGTCAACCAGAGCGAGCTGCGCGCCAGGCTGCACGCGGGCGAGCGTATTCTGGAGCTGGAAGCGACGCTCGCGGCGCGTAACGCGCGGCTGCGCGAGGCGCTGACGCAAATCGAAAGCGATCTCCAGGCCGCGGCGCAGTTGCAGCGCTCGGTGCTGCCGGCGCGGCGCATGCAGTACGACAGGTTCTTCGCCGACTGGCTGTTTGTGCCGTCGGCGTATGTCTCTGGCGATATTTTTAATCTTTTCCCGCTCGACAGACATCTCGGCTTTTACTGCGTGGATGTGGCGGGACACGGCGTGGGCGCGGCGATGATGTCGCTCGCCGTGGCGCGCCAGTTCCTGCACGGGCGCACGGTGGAGCGGTTTCTGTTCGATGGTGATGGCGTGACCGCGCCGCAGGAGGTTATCCGCATTCTGAACGAACGTTTCTGCCATGACGACACCGACATCGTCAGCTACTTCACGATGATCTACGGCGTTATCGACACCGAAACCGGCGAGGGCAAGCTGTGCCAGGCGGGCCACCCGACGCCGTTTATCACGCACCCGGACGGCTCCATCACCCGTATCGGCAGCGGCGGGGCGCCGGTGGGTTTACTGGAAAGTCTGAGCTGGGAAGACGCCGCGTTTACGCTGCGCCCTGGCGACCGCTTGTGCCTCTACAGCGACGGCATTACGGAGTGTGAAAATCCGCAGCAGGAGCAGTTTGGTCACGAGCGGCTGGAGCAGTGGTTACAACGTCACGTTTCCAGCCCGCTGGACGCCATTTTCCCGGCGCTGCATGAGAAGCTGGTCGACTGGCGCGCCAGAAAGCAGGGCGATCAGGTCACGATGGCCGATGATGTCTCACTGTTAATTATTGAACGAAGCCACGAGGGAGTGCGCGATGAATCTTGA
- a CDS encoding LysR family transcriptional regulator, whose amino-acid sequence MHPVLDFKTLKVFVAVVERESFVGASKLLEMPTSNVSRCIAQLEEKLSLQLIERSTRHMKLTQAGHLLYSRAKPLLEALEQTETELTLRQMQLKGPLRICIPSESGPALLGSAIADFACQNPDLEISCVTNLSGFESLRDDLDVAIIITRGQMDDSDYIARHLMTIPCTIVAAPSLVQRYGTPSHIRQFEELPCITTVSALKGAPWQFVNTKGEFETIKVKGHYRVNSGEMAGRAAVAGVGFAILAKHACQPYISDGRLIEVEFEQAAAPLQLFAVYSNRRFLPAKTRAFIDFVHQRLRAMP is encoded by the coding sequence ATGCATCCGGTGCTGGATTTTAAAACTCTGAAAGTGTTTGTTGCGGTGGTAGAAAGAGAGAGTTTTGTCGGGGCTTCGAAACTTCTTGAAATGCCGACCTCCAATGTCAGCCGCTGTATTGCGCAGTTAGAAGAAAAACTGAGTCTGCAGCTCATTGAACGCAGCACCCGACATATGAAACTGACCCAGGCGGGTCATCTGCTTTATAGCCGGGCGAAGCCATTACTGGAGGCGCTTGAGCAAACGGAGACGGAATTAACGTTGCGGCAAATGCAGCTTAAGGGGCCGCTGCGTATCTGTATTCCCAGTGAATCAGGTCCTGCGTTGCTGGGTTCGGCTATCGCCGATTTCGCCTGCCAAAATCCTGATCTTGAAATCAGCTGCGTCACTAATTTGTCAGGTTTTGAATCCCTGCGAGACGATCTTGATGTAGCAATCATTATTACCCGAGGACAGATGGATGACAGTGACTATATAGCCCGTCATCTGATGACCATTCCTTGCACTATTGTCGCCGCGCCCTCGTTGGTCCAGCGCTATGGCACGCCTTCTCATATACGGCAGTTTGAAGAACTGCCTTGTATTACAACGGTCAGCGCGCTGAAAGGGGCGCCCTGGCAGTTTGTGAATACAAAAGGGGAATTCGAGACGATAAAGGTTAAAGGGCATTATCGCGTCAACAGCGGAGAGATGGCGGGACGCGCGGCCGTCGCCGGCGTCGGTTTTGCTATCCTGGCGAAACATGCCTGCCAGCCTTACATCAGCGATGGACGGCTTATCGAGGTTGAGTTCGAACAAGCGGCAGCGCCGTTGCAATTATTCGCCGTGTATTCAAACCGGCGTTTTTTGCCGGCGAAAACAAGAGCGTTTATTGATTTCGTACATCAGCGATTACGCGCTATGCCTTGA
- a CDS encoding B3/B4 domain-containing protein, with protein MKPLTPSITPEITQLAPGFRAISINVIAAPLADETVGRRALEAACRHVHENDFPWAQAHLAAWDAVFQAFGAKPKRTPCSAQALRKRVARDGTMASLDPVVDLYNAVSIKYAVPIGGENRAAYQGEPRLVIADGSEAFDTFKDGEPVNESPEPGEPVWRDDVGVTCRRWNWRQGVRTRLDSQAQTMWFILECLPEMPVEAAEAAARELVDGLTAMIPGAQIATETVQLG; from the coding sequence ATGAAACCCTTAACACCGTCAATTACCCCTGAAATTACCCAGCTGGCGCCGGGCTTCCGCGCCATCAGCATCAATGTGATCGCCGCGCCGCTGGCCGACGAAACCGTGGGAAGAAGGGCGCTGGAAGCAGCCTGCCGCCACGTACACGAGAACGATTTTCCGTGGGCGCAGGCGCATCTTGCCGCCTGGGACGCCGTTTTCCAGGCGTTTGGCGCGAAGCCAAAACGCACGCCGTGCTCCGCGCAGGCGCTGCGCAAACGGGTCGCGCGCGACGGCACGATGGCGTCGCTCGATCCGGTGGTCGATCTCTATAACGCCGTGAGTATTAAATACGCCGTGCCGATCGGCGGCGAGAACCGCGCGGCGTACCAGGGCGAGCCGCGTCTGGTTATCGCCGACGGCAGCGAAGCCTTCGATACCTTTAAAGACGGCGAACCGGTAAATGAATCCCCGGAGCCCGGCGAGCCTGTCTGGCGCGACGACGTGGGCGTCACCTGCCGCCGCTGGAACTGGCGCCAGGGCGTGCGTACACGGCTGGATTCGCAGGCGCAGACAATGTGGTTTATTCTGGAGTGCTTGCCCGAAATGCCGGTGGAGGCCGCAGAGGCCGCCGCCCGCGAACTGGTTGACGGTTTAACTGCGATGATACCGGGGGCGCAGATCGCGACAGAAACGGTTCAGCTAGGCTGA
- a CDS encoding GrpB family protein produces MAARQIALEPYNPAWTAQFVAEEKRVREALGDVALAVHHIGSTSVPGLTAKPVIDMLVEVSSLKALDALNSAMQALGYTPRGEYGIPGRRYFIKGEAVRTHHLHAFVAASEQVTRHLAFRDYLRRHDDAAREYAQIKFAAARDSGFQSDLYSQLKNDFIARVEQQALAQR; encoded by the coding sequence ATGGCCGCACGACAGATCGCGCTGGAACCTTACAACCCGGCCTGGACCGCGCAATTTGTAGCGGAAGAGAAAAGGGTGCGCGAAGCGCTCGGCGACGTTGCGCTGGCCGTTCATCATATTGGCAGCACGTCGGTGCCGGGGCTTACAGCCAAGCCGGTTATCGACATGCTGGTTGAAGTTTCGAGTCTGAAAGCGCTCGATGCCCTTAACAGCGCCATGCAGGCGCTGGGCTACACGCCGCGCGGCGAGTATGGCATTCCGGGCAGGCGTTACTTTATTAAAGGCGAGGCCGTGCGCACGCATCATCTCCATGCGTTCGTCGCCGCAAGCGAGCAGGTGACGCGTCACCTGGCGTTTCGCGATTATCTGCGCCGCCATGACGACGCCGCGCGGGAATACGCGCAGATAAAATTCGCCGCCGCGCGCGACAGCGGTTTTCAGTCAGACCTCTACAGCCAGCTGAAGAACGATTTTATCGCACGCGTTGAACAGCAGGCGCTGGCGCAGCGATAA
- a CDS encoding helix-turn-helix domain-containing protein produces MTHKVNILTEPGADADSLSVALAQRLKSWRKEHNVTLDALSRRASVSKGMLVELEKAAANPSIAILCKIAGALGISVADLLDVASQPAARLIEASQIPVLWTGESGGSARLLAGTSGPNMVELWRWEMRPGDRFTSPGHPQGTSELLHVEQGILTLSVNDERLQVKAGASAVARTDAPHGYANEQQETLIFTMTVYEPH; encoded by the coding sequence GTGACGCATAAAGTCAATATATTGACTGAACCAGGCGCCGATGCTGACTCCCTCAGCGTCGCGCTGGCGCAGCGGCTGAAAAGCTGGCGTAAAGAACATAACGTGACGCTGGATGCGCTGTCGCGGCGCGCGAGCGTCAGTAAAGGCATGCTGGTCGAGCTTGAAAAGGCCGCCGCCAACCCGAGTATCGCCATCCTGTGTAAGATAGCCGGCGCGCTGGGAATATCGGTCGCGGATCTGCTGGATGTGGCGAGCCAGCCTGCGGCTCGCCTGATTGAAGCCTCGCAGATCCCGGTGTTGTGGACGGGAGAGTCTGGCGGTTCGGCACGGCTGCTTGCGGGAACCAGCGGGCCGAATATGGTGGAGCTGTGGCGCTGGGAGATGCGGCCGGGCGATCGTTTTACCTCGCCAGGGCATCCTCAGGGGACGTCTGAACTCTTGCACGTTGAGCAAGGCATCCTGACGCTGTCGGTTAATGATGAACGGCTCCAGGTGAAGGCGGGCGCTTCCGCCGTCGCCCGTACCGACGCGCCACACGGTTACGCCAACGAACAACAAGAGACGTTAATCTTTACCATGACGGTGTACGAGCCCCATTAA
- a CDS encoding MFS transporter, with protein sequence MPLNTQIFNHNSLMRIALVVAFIQFTNALEYMALTPVFAFMADGFAVPVSFSGYVSGIYTLGAVISGVAAFYWVERFNKQRFLFRNMLLLGMLTFLCTVATDFDALLAIRFCAGLVGGTTMGVGMSILINYAPAHLRGKMLATVIASFSIVSIVGMPAVMFLCTYYDWRASLWLISVLCLICLPLIVFILPRDAASSGAKARLSFDIHTLLFASCTALAQFSPMLLIPVLTPLMIYYMGAQEHLLPLLFLSGGIAGYAATKITGVLTSHISPLALSIFSTLLLVAILLMPAMGYHSVFLFITLFLGASYSRLVCASAVVVGYPADAQRASFSSLQTAIMYLVTTFVFFLSSLLLPEHAINPQNLNRLLVISAISAAGFPVMVVILQKKLAKRAVSHRASGQPGRIQ encoded by the coding sequence ATGCCACTGAATACACAAATCTTTAATCATAACTCCCTGATGCGAATAGCCCTTGTTGTGGCTTTTATCCAGTTTACAAATGCCCTGGAATATATGGCGTTAACGCCCGTTTTTGCCTTTATGGCTGACGGATTTGCGGTTCCTGTATCGTTTTCTGGTTATGTGTCGGGTATTTATACATTGGGGGCCGTTATTTCCGGAGTAGCGGCGTTTTATTGGGTCGAGAGATTTAATAAACAGCGATTTTTATTCCGCAATATGCTGCTGCTTGGAATGCTTACTTTTTTATGCACAGTGGCCACGGATTTTGACGCGCTGCTGGCAATACGATTTTGCGCAGGCCTGGTGGGAGGAACGACAATGGGAGTGGGTATGAGTATTTTGATAAATTATGCCCCTGCTCATTTACGCGGAAAAATGCTGGCAACGGTCATCGCCTCATTTTCGATCGTAAGTATCGTCGGCATGCCAGCGGTCATGTTTTTATGTACGTATTATGACTGGCGGGCGTCGTTGTGGTTAATCAGTGTGTTATGCCTGATTTGTTTGCCGCTGATCGTATTTATCCTTCCCCGTGACGCGGCCTCTTCGGGCGCAAAGGCCAGACTCTCTTTTGATATTCATACCTTGCTTTTCGCTTCCTGTACTGCACTGGCGCAGTTCAGCCCCATGCTTCTCATACCTGTTTTGACGCCATTGATGATTTATTATATGGGCGCGCAAGAACATCTCCTGCCCTTATTATTTTTAAGTGGGGGAATCGCAGGTTATGCCGCGACCAAAATAACAGGCGTCCTTACGTCGCATATATCTCCCCTGGCCCTGTCCATCTTTTCAACGCTATTATTGGTAGCAATTTTGCTCATGCCTGCGATGGGCTATCACAGCGTATTTCTCTTTATTACCCTGTTTCTGGGCGCCTCATACAGCCGACTGGTTTGCGCATCAGCGGTGGTGGTTGGCTATCCTGCGGATGCGCAACGGGCCAGTTTTTCTTCACTACAGACAGCAATCATGTATCTGGTAACCACGTTCGTGTTCTTTCTCTCTTCCTTATTACTTCCTGAACATGCAATAAACCCGCAAAACCTGAACAGGCTACTGGTGATAAGTGCTATAAGCGCCGCGGGATTTCCTGTCATGGTTGTCATACTTCAAAAGAAACTGGCTAAACGCGCCGTCAGTCATAGAGCCAGCGGCCAGCCCGGGCGGATTCAATAA
- a CDS encoding STAS domain-containing protein has product MNLETEHLNGVSVITPVARRLDASVAAAFRQGVSEEIARTTGGLIIDFSRVDFIDSSCLGTLIALFKQMNGKGEMALCSLNGNIMNMFKLTRMDRVFILCPDRAAALARLQKG; this is encoded by the coding sequence ATGAATCTTGAAACTGAACATCTTAATGGCGTGAGCGTGATAACGCCGGTGGCAAGACGGCTGGACGCCTCGGTCGCCGCCGCCTTTCGCCAGGGCGTAAGTGAAGAGATAGCCCGCACCACGGGCGGGCTGATAATCGATTTTTCGCGCGTGGATTTTATCGACAGCAGCTGCCTCGGCACGCTGATTGCGCTGTTTAAGCAGATGAACGGCAAGGGGGAGATGGCGCTCTGTTCGCTGAACGGCAACATCATGAATATGTTTAAACTGACCCGCATGGACAGGGTGTTTATCCTCTGCCCGGACCGCGCCGCCGCGCTTGCCCGGTTGCAAAAAGGATGA
- a CDS encoding glycosyltransferase family 2 protein, with protein MGFYFSRFEDRKPPEPLKTPRAVKILWQIMSVAALVLGANYIRWRWMESLNMDALWYALPLVIAETCAWIGTVLFTINLWREDDPPQQPAPLDINDCLNSEDRAETRPARVDLFIATYSEDVELVRLSIQDALKMRYPGPLDYRIHVLDDGRRPAMRAVCEEEGVNYITRETNIGFKAGNLRNGLEQTDGDFIVICDADTRVFPTLLEHTLGYFRDPDVAWVQTPQWFFDLPEGERLPRWLSRKAGKPGYALGWLSEKIVGPVTIGRDPFFNDPRMFYDVILRRRNWANAAFCCGAASVHRREAIMQAALRSYVWTVEEEIDRHTRDIRDPSMREALQDAMRPHVLYDTELTPYKFHVSEDIYTSIVLHGDSARRWRSVMHPRIESKMLSPQDMLTWIIQRFKYAAGSLDILFHDNIFSRRRFKLSLPQTLMYATTFWSYLACIWNTVFLISPLIYLFTGIPPVSAWSTPFYLHFLPFFIVSELAFMFGTWGISAWDGRASYLAFFSMNLKALDTVLRGEQIKFHVTPKERQTGRFLYLVKPQIAIVALTLIGLIWGGIQVARGAVDDPSGYVINIFWGAVNIAAMLPMIMAAMWQPADEESGA; from the coding sequence ATGGGTTTTTATTTCTCCCGTTTTGAAGATCGTAAACCGCCGGAGCCGCTAAAAACGCCCCGCGCCGTGAAAATTCTCTGGCAGATAATGTCGGTCGCGGCGTTAGTGCTGGGCGCGAATTATATTCGCTGGCGCTGGATGGAATCGCTCAACATGGACGCGCTGTGGTACGCCCTGCCGCTGGTCATCGCGGAGACCTGCGCCTGGATTGGCACCGTACTGTTTACCATCAACCTGTGGCGCGAGGATGACCCGCCTCAGCAGCCCGCCCCGCTGGATATTAACGACTGCCTGAACAGTGAAGATCGGGCCGAGACGCGCCCGGCGCGCGTCGATCTCTTTATCGCCACCTATTCCGAAGATGTTGAACTGGTGCGGCTTTCCATTCAGGACGCGCTGAAGATGCGCTATCCCGGCCCGCTCGATTACCGCATTCATGTGCTGGATGATGGCCGCCGTCCCGCGATGCGCGCGGTCTGCGAAGAAGAAGGCGTTAACTACATTACCCGCGAAACCAATATCGGCTTTAAGGCGGGCAACCTGCGCAACGGCCTTGAGCAGACCGATGGCGATTTTATCGTGATTTGCGACGCCGATACCCGCGTATTCCCTACGCTGCTTGAGCATACGCTCGGCTACTTCCGCGACCCGGATGTCGCCTGGGTGCAGACGCCGCAGTGGTTTTTCGATCTCCCTGAAGGCGAACGCCTGCCGCGCTGGCTGTCGCGCAAAGCGGGTAAACCGGGTTACGCGCTCGGCTGGCTGTCGGAGAAAATCGTCGGGCCGGTGACTATCGGGCGCGACCCGTTCTTTAACGATCCGCGCATGTTTTATGATGTGATCCTGCGCCGCCGTAACTGGGCCAACGCGGCCTTCTGCTGCGGCGCGGCGTCGGTGCATCGCCGCGAGGCGATTATGCAGGCGGCGCTGCGCAGTTATGTCTGGACGGTGGAGGAAGAGATTGACCGCCACACGCGCGATATCCGCGATCCGTCGATGCGAGAAGCGCTTCAGGACGCGATGCGCCCGCATGTGCTCTATGACACCGAGCTGACGCCCTATAAATTTCACGTCTCGGAAGATATTTACACCTCTATCGTGCTGCATGGCGATAGCGCGCGCCGCTGGCGCTCGGTGATGCACCCGCGTATCGAATCCAAAATGCTTTCGCCGCAGGATATGCTCACCTGGATTATCCAGCGCTTTAAATATGCCGCGGGCTCGCTGGATATTCTCTTTCACGACAATATCTTCAGCCGCCGCCGCTTTAAGCTCTCGCTGCCGCAGACGCTGATGTACGCCACGACATTCTGGTCTTATCTCGCCTGCATCTGGAATACGGTGTTTCTGATCTCGCCGCTGATTTATCTCTTCACCGGCATTCCCCCCGTCTCCGCCTGGTCGACGCCGTTCTATCTGCACTTTTTGCCCTTTTTCATTGTCTCGGAGCTGGCGTTTATGTTCGGTACCTGGGGGATTTCCGCGTGGGATGGCCGCGCCTCGTATCTGGCGTTTTTCTCGATGAATTTAAAGGCGCTCGATACGGTGTTACGCGGCGAACAGATTAAGTTTCACGTCACCCCGAAAGAGCGCCAGACCGGGCGGTTTCTCTACCTGGTGAAACCGCAAATCGCCATTGTGGCGCTGACGCTTATCGGGCTTATCTGGGGCGGTATCCAGGTAGCGCGCGGCGCGGTGGACGACCCTTCCGGCTATGTGATTAACATCTTCTGGGGCGCGGTGAATATCGCCGCCATGCTGCCCATGATCATGGCCGCCATGTGGCAACCGGCGGATGAGGAGAGCGGCGCATGA